The DNA region ATGTGGATGGACGAGTTCGGTGAAAAACGCTTTTACTTTCGCACTCGGAAAAGCTAGGAGCTGTAGACTGGAGGCTGGGAGCGGCAAGTGGGCTTAGTAAATCCGGTGGAGACTCGACGACGATTGCCAGTTGGCCACCAGAGGCGCCatgtatttataaacaaactgGTCGGGTCGCCGAAAGAAAGTGCAAACCCGTTGGCTTTGGCTGTTGGCAGTTGTTGGCTTGCTTCGCGATCTGGTCATGTATGTACCATCAGCCAACAATGATGGTGCTGGGTCAATGCTACCAGGCTGCTCGATTGGATAATTTGTGGCCGCAATTATGGCAGAGCGTCTAATTGCCATGAGACGCTTTAAATGCCTGCTCCGGGTGAGATTGCATATTGCATATTGCATATGACGAAAGATGGATGGTGAGCGATGATTGTTCGCTTCCTCGCAAATCCGCGTGTGAACACGGAGGAGTGTTCGGAAGTTTAGCGGGGCGCGTTGAGTATACGCCCCGTAACCCCTAATTGCATCATAAACTTGATGATTATCTTAAGCGTTTATAATTAAGATCTTACATATGacctttaaaatataatagtTCATATTCCACCTCCTTAAATGGATTAACTTCTCCATCCAAATACAGCCAATTATGAAAAAGAACAAGCCATGAGCTTAGTGGCCGTGTCCCCTCTTCAGTCGCAGCAAGTGCCTCAGCTCCGCCTTCCTGCGCTCCCTGGTGGCCCTTTGCCTGGCCTCCTGGGCAGCACAGGCTGCCTTCTCGGCGGCACTTTTGGTGTTCTTGAAATCCACACGCGCCACCTCCAGCTGGCGGAGTAGCAGCTCCACCCGCTTCTTGGCCGCATCCACGAGCTGCTGCTTCTCGCCCAGCTCCTGCTGAGCGCCATTGGCCACTTGCTCCGAGTTGAGCACATTTTCCTGCGCATTCTTCACCGCCTGCGTGATGGTGTTCAGCTGATCTGCCGCCTGTTTGGCTGCCTGCCCGGCCGCCGCAAAAGTGGCTTGGGTGGTCTGCAGCAGGGCGCTCTCCTCCTGGACCACCAGCTCCCCCTCCCGCACCTCGGACTCCAGTTGCTCCACAATTTGCTGCTTGCCGGCCAGTGCAGCCTCTGCCGCCTTGGCTGCGGCCTCCGCCTTGTCGGCCAGCTGCTGCTTCACCTGGCGGGCTGCGGCCTCTGCAGCGTCCAACTGGGCATCGGATGCATCCTTGGCTTCCTTGGCCGCCTTCTGGGCAATGCTGGAGGCCTTCATCTTAGACTTCCCATCCATTTTGATGCCGCACGAGCTAGCTTTGGAGGTTGACGAGGCACTATTATCATCACACTGATTATCCGACATCAAGCCAGCAATCTCATTGGAGGTCTGCGCCAACTTATGACCCACAGAAAGATCGGAGCACAAGAAGAACAGTAGGAATGCGATGGGTGCTATCTTCATGCTTAACGCGAACAAGTAAAGAGATCTCTATAgatatttggaaaatataagcTTCAAATGCGACAGTTACTGGCGTTACtgtacaaattatttaaagaaaatgttaaacatttatattagTGCTTTGAATTGTGGAACTGCCAGATCCCAATGAAAATCTCCACATTTCGACTTCTGATGGGCCTTGAGATTTATGTAAGATGCGAGATTCCCCATGCGTTGCGAGTCCCTGGTTaccatgttgctgctgatgaaCATCCTGCTGACGAGCACCGCGCATTCTGCCCAACGGAACGATCCGCGCTTCAAGCCCGGCTCCATTCCCTGCAAGGCGAACTTGAAAGCCAGCCAGGTGGCCTCGAAGGCGGCCAAGGATGCGAAGGACGCCAAGGATGCCCAGCCGTCTGCCGCGGAGGTGGCGGGTCAGCGGGCTCGAGCCATGCTGGCGGACAGAGCGTTGCAGGCGGCTAAGGCTGCGGAGGCGGCGCTTAATGGAAAAAAGCAGCTTCTGGATGAACTCACCAAAAGTCAGGCCGAAACGAAGAGGGTCATCGAGGAAATCCAACGAGCCATAGCTGCCAGTTCGGGTTCGTCAAAGACGACTAAAGGAATTCGCGACAAGCTGTGCAAATCTGTGGCTGTTATGCAAAGTTTGTTGCAGGAAATGGGCAGCAATCTCGACAACATCCGGCGGGTGGCCCTCAGTGCCCAGAAGGAGGCGGCGGAAAAGCGCAGTCTCCTCGAAGCGGCCAAGAGGCGGGTGGAAGAGCTCCATAACTGCATGTCGCAGGCTCAGGCGGATCTGGAGCGAAATAAGGAGAACGCCAAGAAGGCCAGTGACGCCGCCAAAGAGGCCCAGCAACGGATCGAAACTGTGCAGAAACTAGTGCACAGGATTAAGATGCTGAAGCGAAAGGATCTCCAGTCGCTGGAGAGCTTCCTgcgcagaagaagaagaagtagCAGGCCTGCAAAAAGAAGTTGAGTTGGTTGTTTGGTCATCACAATAAGG from Drosophila santomea strain STO CAGO 1482 chromosome 3R, Prin_Dsan_1.1, whole genome shotgun sequence includes:
- the LOC120453704 gene encoding LOW QUALITY PROTEIN: axoneme-associated protein mst101(2) (The sequence of the model RefSeq protein was modified relative to this genomic sequence to represent the inferred CDS: substituted 1 base at 1 genomic stop codon); translated protein: MXDARFPMRCESLVTMLLLMNILLTSTAHSAQRNDPRFKPGSIPCKANLKASQVASKAAKDAKDAKDAQPSAAEVAGQRARAMLADRALQAAKAAEAALNGKKQLLDELTKSQAETKRVIEEIQRAIAASSGSSKTTKGIRDKLCKSVAVMQSLLQEMGSNLDNIRRVALSAQKEAAEKRSLLEAAKRRVEELHNCMSQAQADLERNKENAKKASDAAKEAQQRIETVQKLVHRIKMLKRKDLQSLESFLRRRRRSSRPAKRS
- the LOC120453705 gene encoding uncharacterized protein CG45076, with product MKIAPIAFLLFFLCSDLSVGHKLAQTSNEIAGLMSDNQCDDNSASSTSKASSCGIKMDGKSKMKASSIAQKAAKEAKDASDAQLDAAEAAARQVKQQLADKAEAAAKAAEAALAGKQQIVEQLESEVREGELVVQEESALLQTTQATFAAAGQAAKQAADQLNTITQAVKNAQENVLNSEQVANGAQQELGEKQQLVDAAKKRVELLLRQLEVARVDFKNTKSAAEKAACAAQEARQRATRERRKAELRHLLRLKRGHGH